Proteins found in one Takifugu flavidus isolate HTHZ2018 chromosome 7, ASM371156v2, whole genome shotgun sequence genomic segment:
- the ptmaa gene encoding prothymosin alpha-A, with protein MADSKVESSGELSAKELKDKKQTEEAENGEDAAANGKTDEDDAEQDNDVEEDEEDVGEDEEDGEGDEDDDDDDDLDGPTGKRAADDDDDDEEDEVETKKQKTDN; from the exons ATGGCGGACAGTAAAGTGGAGAGCAGCGGGGAGCTGAGCGCGAAG gagctGAAGGACAAGAAACAGACCGAAGAGGCAGAGAACGGAGAGGATGCTGCCGCCAATGGCAAAACT GACGAGGATGATGCCGAGCAGGACAACGAtgtagaggaggatgaagaggacgtgggagaggatgaggaggatggagagg gggatgaagatgatgatgatgacgacgatctGGATGGGCCAACAGGGAAGAGAGCAGCggacgatgatgacgacgacgaagaG GATGAAGTTGAAACCAAGAAACAGAAGACAGATAACTAG